The genomic stretch ATACGATTTTTTCACATTAATAAAGGCATGCTTCAGAACTTTTTCAATCAGCGGACGAAGCTTCCGTTCGACAACCCACTTTCTGAGAATCTCTTCTTCTTGCTTGTTCTCTTCAAAGTCACTTGTTTCTGAACGGTCTTTCTTCTGCAGTTCTGAGAAAGCTTCCACGTAGTCTTCTTTCTCCATCAGCTCGACTTCTTCCCGCACCCAATCTTTACGTGTTTCCCAATCGCCCCATGCTCGAAGCTTTTCAACAATCCACGCTGCTGTTAGTTCCGCTCGATTAGCAAGCGGCAGCGTATTAGAAAGTCCGTAAAAATGTGACTGAATTTCTTGCTTGCTCACAATGCGCTGTTTGCGGAAGCTGACATCCTTGAAAATGAGTCCAGCACGCATGAATTCTTCCAGTTTGTCATCAATATAGTTCTTGAAATCAAGACTCGCTTTATATTGAATTCCTGCCAGCCGCTTTTCTTTTTCTTCGCCAGAAGCAAGCAGCATATATTCCATCTGTTCAAACGGTGTCTCGATCGTTTCCTTTCCTTTTAGCTGCCCGTGCATATGCGCATAGAAAGTTGCTTGCTTCATATTTTCCTCGCCAAGCTCTGGCAGAACATTGGATACATAGCTGTTGAACAGCGGGTTAGGCGAAAGTAAAACAATATTTTCTGCCGTAATACGATCTCGATAATGGTATAGCAAATAAGCAACCCGCTGAAGCGCTGCTGATGTTTTACCGCTTCCAGCTGCTCCTTGCACAATCAAATTGGCCGCTGATTCGTTCCGGATAATCTGATTCTGCTCCTTCTGGATGGTCGCAACGATGCTTTTCATTTCCGTGCTGGCATTGCCGCCTAATACATATTGAAGCAGACTGTCACCAATCGTTACCCCCGTATCAAACAGCGCCACAAGCTTGCCATTTCGGATAATGAACTGGCGTTTTAGCGTTACTTCTCCTTCGATTGTACCTTCAATTGTTTCATACGAAGCATCTCCCGGTGAGAAATCATAATACATACTGGAAATTGGCGCACGCCAATCATAAATGAGGAAATCTTCTTCTTTCTCATCCATTAAACTAGCCAACCCTACATAAATCTCCTCGTCATGATCTGTACCATTCTCCCGAAAATCAATTCGGCCGAAATAAGGATTGCGCTGCAAGCGGTCAAGAGTCTTCACTTCATTATGAATCTGCTGATGCGTTCGTTCTCTTTCTCCTAACAGCTCCGCCTGCTGTTTTAAGCTCGCCTGCGTTTCATTCACATCATCCGGCTCATCTAAGTTGACTGTTACGTCTTCCCAAAAATTCTTCCGAAGATCAATAACTTTCTCCCGAAGACCTTGAATAAGCCCTGCTGTTTTTTCTCTTTTTGCTTCTATTGTCTCTTGGACACGGGCAACACGGGCTTGTTCACCCTGCAATTCTTTTTCTTCTTCTGACATACCGACGTCCCTCCAAAGCAATTGACATTTATATATGAATAATGTATAATTTTATATGGTTTGCTAATTTTTGTTATATAGCAGAACATCCTTTATTTTACCATGTTCATTCTTCCCCTGCAATTCTTCCCTATCCCGCCTGCTTCCAAGCTATCTCATTGCATATTCCTTCTATTTTTGTATATAATTAGTTAGGGTATCGAAATATTAATGCGAAAGAAGTGTTATCCATCTAATGACGGACGAACAGCTCGCAAAACGCAATCTGTTTATTATGTGGTTCGCAAACTTTTTTATCTCCGCGAGCCTCAGTATGATCATGCCATTTCTGTCCTTATATATTTCATCTTTCGGCACTTTATCAGAACGTGACGTGCAAAGCTGGTCTGGCATCATTTTTGGCGTGACTTTTGTTACTGCCTTTATCTGCTCTCCATTTTGGGGAAAGTTAGGTGACCGTTACGGCCGGAAATTGATTTTAATTATAACTTCCTTCGGCATGGGGATCTCCATTCTCCTGCTTGGTTTCACCGAAAATGTATGGCAGCTGTTTATGCTGCGATTGTTTATGGGTATTTTCACTGGTTTTATCGGAATATCTCAAGCGTTTATCTCGACACATACACCAAGCCATATCGCTGGACGTGTGCTCGGCACCTTACAGACCGGTAGTATTACCGGGATGCTTTTCGGCCCGCTGCTTGGCGGTATTCTTGCTGACAGTATTGGCTTCCACGGTACATTCTTCCTTGTTTCGTTAAGTGTTTTCACTTCTGCACTTTTAGTAACATTCGGGACAAAAGAATATCCCGTCAAGATCCAGAAAGGTGAGAAATCACATTATACTTCCAAGGAAGTGCTGGCACACATTTTACGAGATCCAATTTTGTTAGTCGTTCTGATTTTAAGTTCCTTGATTCAGATTGCTAACTTCAGTGTGCAGCCTATCCTGTCTCTTTATGTACAAGAACTGCATGGACCGGAAAACATCGCCTTTTATTCTGGAATTGCCTTTTCTGCTGCCGGGCTGGGCAACTTGCTGATGACGAGAACGTGGGGGAAACTGGGCGACCGTATTGGTTATGTTAAGATACTGATCGGCCTCATCTTCGCTGCCGGTATTGTCTATATTCCAGGCGCCATGGTGAATTCGGTATGGGAACTCGCTGTGATACGGCTATTCTTAGGCATGGCAATCGGCGGCATTATTCCACTGCGTGTAGCTTACATCCGCCAAGCAGCTCCTATCAGCATGCAAGGGGAAGTGCTCGGCTATAATAACAGCTTGCGTTTTCTCGGGAATTTCATCGGTCCCATTATGGGAGGGATCATGGCTGGTTATTTCGGCTTCTCCGCCGTCTTCTATATGACAAGTGCCTTGCTGATTATATGCGGTGTCACATTGCTCACAGCTCATATTAAGAACGTCCGCCGCAATACACGAGCTCACTCCATTTAAAAAGGATTGCCGAATTATTTCGGCAATCCTTTTTGTTTACATATTAAAACTGCGCACAGCCATCGCTTCGATTTCTACGTTGGCTCCTTTCGGAAGTTTAGAAATCTCCACTGTTGCACGTGCAGGATAAGGCTCGGATAGATAACGTCCGTACACTTCATTTACAGCAGCAAAGTCATCCAGAGACGTCAGGAAGATCGTTGTTTTGACTACTTGATCAAATGATAAACCAGCTTGATCCAAGATAGCAGTCAAGTTCTTCATTACCTGCTCTGTCTGCTCTGTAATTGATTCCGCCATCTCTCCTGTTTCCGGGTTCAAAGGAATTTGTCCGGAAATATAAACTGTACCAGCAGTTTCGATCGCCTGTGAATATGGTCCGATTGCCTGTGGTGCTTTGTCTGTTTGAATGATATTACGCATATATATCTCTCCTAATTAAAATAGATTTTTAAAGAAATCACCAATAGACTTGAAGAAGTCCTTCACGCCCTGCCAAAAACCATCATTGTTGGCAACTTCGTCAATTTTATCTTGAATCGTGCCAGCAATATCCTCTAATTGGGTTTTCACACTATCGAAATTGATGTCCAGCTGACGCATTTTATCAAACAAATCGATCAGCAGCTGTCTGTCTTCTTCACTTAAGCTAATCTCCAGCTTACTCAGCTGTTCGGATACAATTTGCTCCACTTCTTCCCGTGTAGCAGGGTTTTGTTCGGCAATATCCTGTTTAATATCTGTCATGAGCTGGGTTACTTTTTCATCATCCAGCCCTTCTTGCTGTGCAAGATCTGTTGTCAGATCTAACTCATCATTGGCAACTTCTGTCCGCTCCGGATCCAAGTTGCCATCCGCTGTATCATACGCTTTGTATATACCTGTCAGCGCTGAATGACCGCTCACTTTCACTGGGGATGCAACTTCTACAGTTGCATTCTCAATCCCTGCAGTAAGCAAAGCATTCTTGTACATATCCACAGTTACTTGTGTAATATTATCTGGTGTCACAATGTCTATATCGAGACCATGGCCTTCTTCTTCTCTCGTAATCATCGCCGAAGAATACATTCTGGAATTAGCATCTCCATTTATATACTTCACGATATCATCTGCTGTAACTGGAATTTCCTCTACATTATTTGTATTTGTGACACCAAGATCTTCTCTAACTTGCTGTTTTTGTGCATTTGACAGCGAATCTCCAACAACGACAATCGGTAAACCGAATTTTTCATTAATACTATCCGTGTTCTTTCCAGTATTTGCGGATACAACATCGGAAAAGGCAAAGCCAAGCACTAAGGCAAATGCAACACATGCCGCCATGCATTTCGTTAACCAACTCATGGAAAATATTCCACCTTTTCATCAAAATGGTCTTGCTTCCTCATTATAAACTTTTCAGAAAATAAATAAAGCTATATCTTAGATAGCCCAAGAAGACAATATTAAAAAGCTGCACCATCTTGATGCAGCTTTCCATTAAGAACGTTTCTGAACAGATCCGTCTTTTTTATGAATAATTGTCTCTGTCCCTTTATTTTCAGCAATCTCATTTGCTCGATTGATGGCATCCTGTTTGTTATCAAATATATTAGAAGGTCGTTTCGCATCTTTTGCTTGTACCGCCCAACCGTCATCATGCGCTACAACTTCTTCAGCATTATCCATTAAATCTGGATTACTGTGAGAAGCATCATCATCTCGCTCGGTCGGATCGCCATTTTTCATAAAGTCTTTTACTTCTTTTTGCGAAGCATTTTCATACCACTCTTTCGCCTGACTAGTAGCAATCGGAATTGCTCTGCCTTCCTCATAGCCTTCGTCAAGCATCGCGTTCGCAATGTCGATTGCTTTCTTTTTGACAGCTTTGTCCAAGTTTTTCAGTGAAGCAGGATAGTCATTCATTGTCCAAGGCATGCTAAAAACTCCTTTACTTGTTTTTGGTACATGCAATATTCCCTTTCAACATCTAGTGAAACGCAAGAAGCAAAAGAGTTGTATATAGAAATGTCGCGCTTTACAATTGCTACATTACCAAAAAGGAGATGATGCCCCATGGCAAAAAATGAAGAAATACAATTAGCCAAACGACCGGAAGGCATGCCAACAGAGGAGAATTTCCGCTTTGTCGACACAGAAGTCCCGGAACTTAAAGAAGGACAGGTGCTAGTTAAGAGTATCTATATCAGTGTAGATCCTTATATGCGCGGCAGAATGAGCGATGCAAAATCTTATGTTGCTCCTTATGAAGTAGATGCCCCGATTTCCGGAGGCGTTGTCGGACAAGTAACAGCATCACAATCTGATAAATTCCAAAAAGGCGACTATGTGCTCGGCAATCTGTCTTGGGCGCGTTACAATGCAGCAAATGCAGAAACACTGCAAAAGGTCGATCCTGAGCTTGGACCAGTTTCCACAGCTTTAGGCGTGCTCGGTATGCCCGGTCTTACCGCCTATTTCGGCTTAACAGATATCGGTGAGCCGAAGTCCGGTGAAACAGTCGTTGTGTCCGGTGCTGCCGGTGCAGTTGGCTCCACCGTTGTACAAATCGCGAAAATTCTCGGCGCACGCGTTGTCGGCATTGCCGGTTCACCAAAAAAACTCGATTACGTGAAGAATACTTTAGGCGCTGATGAAGTCATCAACTACAAAGAAGAAGATGTAGCAGAAGCATTAGAAAAAGCATGCCCAAACGGGATAGACGTTTACTTCGACAACGTCGGCGGCCCTGTATCTGACGCAGTGTATCCATTATTGAATGCACATGCCCGCATCCCGCTCTGCGGCAGTATCTCTTCTTACAATAAAAAAGAAGACCAAGGCCCGCGCATCCAAGGGTACCTCGTCAAAGCGAAAGCCAAAATTCAAGGCTTTATCGTTGCAGACTACGGTGAACAATTTGCAGAAGGCAAAAAGCAGCTGTCTGAATGGTTCAAACAAGACAAGCTAACCTTCGAAGAAAACGTTGTAGACGGCTTTGAAAACGTACCAGACGCATTCCTTGGATTGTTCAAAGGGGAGAATTTAGGGAAGCAATTGGTGAAAGTAGCAGAAGCGGAATAATACGAAAGCCTGACAGATTATCTGTCAGGCTTTGTTTTAACCTATTAATTTGCCTTGAATAATATAACGCTGCTCTGCATGTCCGATAAAATCAAATGGATAGCAAGTCGTGAGTGTTAAGGTCGCTTCCGCCTTTGGCACAATAACAGTTCTATCGTCCTTATCTGTTATCCATATATCCGATATTTCATAGGAATAGACAATTTCATCTACTGTAAGCAAAAGATGATCACCCTTTGCTAATTCTCCAAGCTCAACAAATACCGTATCACGATGCCCGCTTAATACTGTATGTCCTTGCTTGGCAGGCGTTGTGGTGCTGTCGCTATCCATCATTCCCACACCTTTTTCCAACGTATTTTCATCTGTTCCCCAGAATACAGAAAATTTCTTTTCTATTTTAGGTATGGACAGCATAGCTACTTTATCACCAACTTTATAATTCTCTTCTTTAGGAGAAGCAACAGAAATCTTGTCAGTTTTCTCTTCTATGATTTCATTCGTCTTGTGACTCTTTTCCAGAACTTCTTCAGCCAATTGTTTGTCTTCTTCTTCAAAATCTTGAGCAGAAGATGCACTGCCATTCCATTGAATGAGTGTATAAGATCCTAACAGAATACCAGCTAAGATAAAGAGTGAGCCGATTAGCTTTTTCATATTTACTTCACCCCTTAAAGAAAAAGACCAGACAAATGTCTAGTCTGTTAATGATTATTATGCTTTTTGCGTCTTTTTCAAAGCGAATGTAATCAAACCAGCTGCAACAAGTCCACCACTAATTAGCATTAGCACTCCATTATTTGTCGCTGTCTTCGGTAATTCTTCTCCTTGCTGCACTGCAGCAGTTTCTGCACTGTCTTCTTTTTCAGCAGAAGTATTTGTGTTCACTTCTGATTGTGTTGATGTATTCGAATCGTTGTCTTCTTCCTCAACAACAACAGCTTCATCGTTTTCAGTCTCTTTATTTGTACTATCTGCTGCATAGTTATCAAAATCTGCTTTGGTTGTTTCACATGGCAAGTTATCATTATCACGGTCAAGATCATGCGGATCATTACTTTCACTGTACCCATTGTCATTCCAGAACTGTACCAGTTCATTTGGCTTACCCTCAAAGTCTTTACAATCCTTATCATTATCAGCAGCACTAGCACCCGAAGCAAAACCAACGACAAGCAACGCGAAGATGAACAAACTTGTGATAAACTTCGACATATGAATCTCCTTTGTAAATATGTATTTTCATCTCATATTCTACTAGGATAATTCATTTTTTCTAGCCCTTCGACAATCATAGTGAGCATTCGACACTAAAATTAAATCTCATTATCAATAATATAAACAAGAAGAGCATTGAACAAAACAAGTTTAATTCATTCTAAAAGCATAAAACTAACGATTAATTCATCCTTACTGTTAATGCAATCCTCCGACAGCTGCTGCCTCTCCAACTCTTGCTGTTACCCTTAGACAAGAATAGCTTTTGAAATAAGACACCGACAAGAAAATCTCTTCTTATTTTCGAGGAGTCTACGTATTCTACCTCCCCCGAGTGAAGGTTTCCCATAACTAAAATCAGCGTAGGAAATACACGAAGACTCCCGCGGGAAAAAGGCTTAGGTGAGGCCCCGCAGTGCGTTAGCACGAGGAGACTCACCAGCCGCCCGCAGGAAAGCGGAGTGTATTTCCGAAGCGATGCTCTCAACTTAATTTCCAATACAAAAAAACCAAACAATGCTACGTTTAACGCAGCATTGTTTGGTTTTTATAAACCTTAATAAAGTTTGTCCATGCCTATATTATCTATTATCCACTTTCTCCGGATACATATCATGATTCATCATACGATGATCTGCCATTTGCTCATACTTCGTGCCTGGACGGCCGTAGTTGACGTATGGATCGATAGAGATGCCGCCACGTGGCGTGAATTTGCCCCATACTTCGATGTAGCGTGGGTTCATGAGTTCTTTCAGGTCGTTCAGGATGATGTTGATGCAGTCTTCGTGAAAATCACCGTGGTTGCGGAAGCTGAATAGATACAGCTTAAGTGATTTACTTTCGACCATCTTTTCATCTGGAATGTAGCTGATATACACGGTACCAAAATCGGGCTGGTTCGTGATTGGGCATAATGTTGTGAATTCCGGACAATTGAATTTCACGAAGTAGTCGCGGTATACATGTTTATTATCAAAGGTTTCAAGAACCTCAGGTTTATAATCGAAATCGTAGACATTGTTTTGGTTGCCTAGCAATGTTACGTCTTCCATTTCTTCTGGATTTCTTCCTGCCATTTGTATTTCCTCCTTGCTGTTGCTATATTGCACAAGCGCTTTTTATTATAAAGGATTTTCGCCGTTTTGTCTCATGAAGGTGGTTACGTCTTGATGTGTCGGCATGCCAGCCTGCGCACCGGGTGATCCGATTTGCAAGGCAGCTGCGGCATTTGCGTAGCGACAAGCGTCAGCCAGCTGACTGCAAGATGCCAGTCTCACAGCGAGTGCAGCGTTAAATGTATCGCCAGCTCCTGTTGTATCAACTGCTTGGGCAGGAAATGCAGCTATGGTTCCTCCGCTATAGATGATGCCTTCTTCTCCCTTGGTAATCACAAGTTTATCGGCAAATTCCCGCAGCGCCTCGTTCGTATCTTCAAACAAAACGGCAGCTTCCGATTCATTTGGTGTGATGTAGCTTGCTTGCTGAATAATTGCAGTTGGCAGCGCTTGAGCTGGTGCAGGATTCAGTATGTAAGGCACATTAACTTCCTGACAGTATGCAGCAACGGCGGCAACTGTCTCTATTGGAATCTCGAGCTGGATAAGGATTATATCACTCGCTTCAATAACATCCTTTTTTTCCTTAATAGACGCTGGTGTTAGTTGAAAGTTTGCCCCCGGAATCACAGTAATGCTGTTGTCTCCGCCCACCACTTGAATAACAGCAACTCCCGTAGATGTATCTACTCTTCCGATGTGGTCGGTGCGCACGCCTTCTTGTTCCAAAACACGCACCAATTCATCGCCGAAAGCATCTTGTCCGACCATGCCAATCATGCTGACATCTGCACCAAGCCGTGCGGCTGCAACAGCTTGATTGGCTCCCTTGCCTCCTGGAAAGGTATCAAAACGCTCGCCGAGTATTGTTTCACCAGCTGCCGGTCGTTTCGCTGAGGTTGCCGTCAAATCCATATTCAAACTGCCGATTACCGTAATCTTCGGCTTTTTTCGCATAGCTAGTCCTCCTTTAGAAGATGATCGTTTTATTGCCGAACACGATCACACGGTCATCTACATGCCATTTTATCGCCCGCATCAGCACACTGCGTTCCACTAGACGTCCTACGCGTTTTAAGTCTGCTGCTTTATCTTTATGATTGACCCGATGAATATCTTGCTCAATAATCGGCCCTTCGTCCAAGTCAGATGTGACATAGTGACTCGTCGCTCCAATCAGCTTAACACCTCGCTCAAATGCGCGTTCATAAGGTTTTGCACCGATGAAGGCGGGAAGGAAGCTATGATGAATATTGATGATTTTATTTTTGTAGTTTTCCAGGAAGGCCGGCGTTAATATCTGCATATATCTGGCTAAGATCACTGTATCAATTTGATACTGTTTCAATACAGAAAGCTGCTGGCGCTCTGCTTCCTGGCGAATATCTTTATTAGCCGGAATATGGTGAAACGGTATACCATATGCTTCGGCTAGATCACGGGCATCTTCATGATTGCTGACAATTACCGCTAGATCAGCCATCAGATTGCCGCTTTGGTATTCCCAAAGAATCTCCTGCAAGCAATGCAATTCTTTCGAAACGAAAACCGCTAGTTTTTTTAAATCGCGTACGCGCACAAGCTGCCAATCCATCTGAAAGTGTGCTGCGATAGTTTGAAAGTCTTCTTCCAGCTGATGGGTATCACTTTCTCGCTGACATTCAAATTCGATGCGCAAGAAGAAGCTGCCGCCGTCTGGATCGGTTGTATATTGGTTGGACTCCATAATATTTGCTTTTTGTTTATAAAGAAATTCCGATATTGCAGCTACAATCCCCGGCTGATCGGGACAAGAAATGACAATTCGGTATCTGTTTTCATTTTGCTGCTGAAATGCTTTGATTTTTTCTAGAAAATGCACGGCCATGATAATCCTCCTATACTTTCCTATATCTTAATTCTTTATCTTAATTCTTTTATCTTAACGATTGTACCTTATTTCCACAACAGGGAAGGAAAACAAAAAAATACGATTCCAGCTGACCGGAATCGTATGTATTGTGTGAGCGGCTCACTGTTTTATACACGAGTGATTTGCTTGAGTGTCTCTAGACAGAAATCAACTTCTGCTTTGCTTGTATTGAGCGGAGGGAGAATTCGCAGCACATGCTCGCCAGCAACAAGTACAAGTAATCCGAGCTCTCGTGCTTGATGGACGAGTTCAATAGCCTTCCCGCTTGTTCCAAGTCCGAGCAGCAAACCTTTTCCGCGTACATCGGTAAAAGCAGAAGACTGCGTTACAAGTGTTTGCAGTTCTTCCCGAAAATAGTCAGCTATCTCCTGCACTTCTGCTAGGAATTCGGTATGGGCAATTACGTCAAGCGTTGCTTTTCCAGCTGCTGCTGCTACTGGATTGCCGCCGAAAGTACTGCCATGGCTGCCGGCCTCAAAAGCAGCTGCTGCCTTTTCAGTTGCCAGCATAGCGCCAATGGGAATACCAGAACCAAGCCCCTTTGCTGTTGTCATCACATCCGGCTGCACCTCATATTGCTCATGTGCGTAAAGTGTGCCTGTACGGCCGACACCTGTTTGCACCTCATCCAGCATAAACAAAACATCATGTTCCTTACAAAGACGCTCTACTTCTTTGACCCAAGCAGGATCAGCTGGATTGACGCCGCCTTCTCCTTGCACAAGCTCCAGCAGCACACCACATGTATCTGGTCCAATCAATTCTTCCAGTGCTTGGCTATCATTATAAGGAAGATAGCGAAAGCCTTTTGCAAGCGGCGCGAAATGCTTTTGCATTTTCTCTTGTCCAGTCGCAGCAAGCGTCGCTAACGTACGACCGTGAAAGGATTGGCTGAACGTGACCACTTCATAAGCTGACGTTCCTTTCACCTTTTGCGCATAGCTTCGAGCTAGTTTAATTGCTGCTTCGTTCGCTTCTGCTCCGCTATTTGCAAAAAAAACTTGATCAGCGAATGTGTTCGCAGTAAGCAGGTTTGCCAGCTGCTCTTGAATAGGAATATGGTATAAATTAGAACAATGCCATAACGTATCGAGCTGTTTCTTTACAGCTTCTTTAACAGAAGCTGGTGCATGACCTAGGTTACATGTAGCAATACCAGCTGTATAGTCCAAATATTGCTTTCCGTTTTCGTCCCAAACATAACTGCCTTCCCCTTTCATAACGGAAATAGGAAATCGGCTGTATGTTGGCATGACCGATGACATTGCTGCATTCGTTTCAGACATGGTACGCCTCCTCGGATAAAGTAATAGTCGTTCCTTCGACATTTCCATTTACAAGCTGAAGCAAGCTATTTTCAGCTAGTCCACTGACGATTGTTACTTTTTCCGCACCTTGTTCAAGTGCCTCCAAAGCGGCTT from Terribacillus sp. DMT04 encodes the following:
- the helD gene encoding RNA polymerase recycling motor HelD, which translates into the protein MSEEEKELQGEQARVARVQETIEAKREKTAGLIQGLREKVIDLRKNFWEDVTVNLDEPDDVNETQASLKQQAELLGERERTHQQIHNEVKTLDRLQRNPYFGRIDFRENGTDHDEEIYVGLASLMDEKEEDFLIYDWRAPISSMYYDFSPGDASYETIEGTIEGEVTLKRQFIIRNGKLVALFDTGVTIGDSLLQYVLGGNASTEMKSIVATIQKEQNQIIRNESAANLIVQGAAGSGKTSAALQRVAYLLYHYRDRITAENIVLLSPNPLFNSYVSNVLPELGEENMKQATFYAHMHGQLKGKETIETPFEQMEYMLLASGEEKEKRLAGIQYKASLDFKNYIDDKLEEFMRAGLIFKDVSFRKQRIVSKQEIQSHFYGLSNTLPLANRAELTAAWIVEKLRAWGDWETRKDWVREEVELMEKEDYVEAFSELQKKDRSETSDFEENKQEEEILRKWVVERKLRPLIEKVLKHAFINVKKSYLRMLTAERRPEMPASWPALIEATKQNLMQKYMSWEDVTPFVYFRDKVLGDRSDKTIRYVLIDEAQDYSAFQFAYLQQAFPNARMTLLGDINQAIQAHSLTGENVLSGNTADSHRIELWRSYRSTRQIVDFTKELLEHAKHIQPFNRDGDLPTVAKVKDESERRSMISERIRALQTAGYETIAVIAKTSKESRAAYDWIKEEMEADLITETTSQYKKGLSVIPAYLAKGIEFDAVILYDVSDMAYGHESERTLLYTACTRAMHELHMYSSGNLSPFIESAAETTYKSL
- a CDS encoding MFS transporter, whose protein sequence is MTDEQLAKRNLFIMWFANFFISASLSMIMPFLSLYISSFGTLSERDVQSWSGIIFGVTFVTAFICSPFWGKLGDRYGRKLILIITSFGMGISILLLGFTENVWQLFMLRLFMGIFTGFIGISQAFISTHTPSHIAGRVLGTLQTGSITGMLFGPLLGGILADSIGFHGTFFLVSLSVFTSALLVTFGTKEYPVKIQKGEKSHYTSKEVLAHILRDPILLVVLILSSLIQIANFSVQPILSLYVQELHGPENIAFYSGIAFSAAGLGNLLMTRTWGKLGDRIGYVKILIGLIFAAGIVYIPGAMVNSVWELAVIRLFLGMAIGGIIPLRVAYIRQAAPISMQGEVLGYNNSLRFLGNFIGPIMGGIMAGYFGFSAVFYMTSALLIICGVTLLTAHIKNVRRNTRAHSI
- a CDS encoding RidA family protein — protein: MRNIIQTDKAPQAIGPYSQAIETAGTVYISGQIPLNPETGEMAESITEQTEQVMKNLTAILDQAGLSFDQVVKTTIFLTSLDDFAAVNEVYGRYLSEPYPARATVEISKLPKGANVEIEAMAVRSFNM
- a CDS encoding DUF1002 domain-containing protein, which produces MSWLTKCMAACVAFALVLGFAFSDVVSANTGKNTDSINEKFGLPIVVVGDSLSNAQKQQVREDLGVTNTNNVEEIPVTADDIVKYINGDANSRMYSSAMITREEEGHGLDIDIVTPDNITQVTVDMYKNALLTAGIENATVEVASPVKVSGHSALTGIYKAYDTADGNLDPERTEVANDELDLTTDLAQQEGLDDEKVTQLMTDIKQDIAEQNPATREEVEQIVSEQLSKLEISLSEEDRQLLIDLFDKMRQLDINFDSVKTQLEDIAGTIQDKIDEVANNDGFWQGVKDFFKSIGDFFKNLF
- a CDS encoding DUF2188 domain-containing protein, which codes for MPWTMNDYPASLKNLDKAVKKKAIDIANAMLDEGYEEGRAIPIATSQAKEWYENASQKEVKDFMKNGDPTERDDDASHSNPDLMDNAEEVVAHDDGWAVQAKDAKRPSNIFDNKQDAINRANEIAENKGTETIIHKKDGSVQKRS
- a CDS encoding NADP-dependent oxidoreductase, whose product is MAKNEEIQLAKRPEGMPTEENFRFVDTEVPELKEGQVLVKSIYISVDPYMRGRMSDAKSYVAPYEVDAPISGGVVGQVTASQSDKFQKGDYVLGNLSWARYNAANAETLQKVDPELGPVSTALGVLGMPGLTAYFGLTDIGEPKSGETVVVSGAAGAVGSTVVQIAKILGARVVGIAGSPKKLDYVKNTLGADEVINYKEEDVAEALEKACPNGIDVYFDNVGGPVSDAVYPLLNAHARIPLCGSISSYNKKEDQGPRIQGYLVKAKAKIQGFIVADYGEQFAEGKKQLSEWFKQDKLTFEENVVDGFENVPDAFLGLFKGENLGKQLVKVAEAE
- a CDS encoding class D sortase; this encodes MKKLIGSLFILAGILLGSYTLIQWNGSASSAQDFEEEDKQLAEEVLEKSHKTNEIIEEKTDKISVASPKEENYKVGDKVAMLSIPKIEKKFSVFWGTDENTLEKGVGMMDSDSTTTPAKQGHTVLSGHRDTVFVELGELAKGDHLLLTVDEIVYSYEISDIWITDKDDRTVIVPKAEATLTLTTCYPFDFIGHAEQRYIIQGKLIG
- a CDS encoding LPXTG cell wall anchor domain-containing protein, producing the protein MSKFITSLFIFALLVVGFASGASAADNDKDCKDFEGKPNELVQFWNDNGYSESNDPHDLDRDNDNLPCETTKADFDNYAADSTNKETENDEAVVVEEEDNDSNTSTQSEVNTNTSAEKEDSAETAAVQQGEELPKTATNNGVLMLISGGLVAAGLITFALKKTQKA
- the queF gene encoding preQ(1) synthase; its protein translation is MAGRNPEEMEDVTLLGNQNNVYDFDYKPEVLETFDNKHVYRDYFVKFNCPEFTTLCPITNQPDFGTVYISYIPDEKMVESKSLKLYLFSFRNHGDFHEDCINIILNDLKELMNPRYIEVWGKFTPRGGISIDPYVNYGRPGTKYEQMADHRMMNHDMYPEKVDNR
- the rbsK gene encoding ribokinase, which codes for MRKKPKITVIGSLNMDLTATSAKRPAAGETILGERFDTFPGGKGANQAVAAARLGADVSMIGMVGQDAFGDELVRVLEQEGVRTDHIGRVDTSTGVAVIQVVGGDNSITVIPGANFQLTPASIKEKKDVIEASDIILIQLEIPIETVAAVAAYCQEVNVPYILNPAPAQALPTAIIQQASYITPNESEAAVLFEDTNEALREFADKLVITKGEEGIIYSGGTIAAFPAQAVDTTGAGDTFNAALAVRLASCSQLADACRYANAAAALQIGSPGAQAGMPTHQDVTTFMRQNGENPL
- the purU gene encoding formyltetrahydrofolate deformylase, giving the protein MAVHFLEKIKAFQQQNENRYRIVISCPDQPGIVAAISEFLYKQKANIMESNQYTTDPDGGSFFLRIEFECQRESDTHQLEEDFQTIAAHFQMDWQLVRVRDLKKLAVFVSKELHCLQEILWEYQSGNLMADLAVIVSNHEDARDLAEAYGIPFHHIPANKDIRQEAERQQLSVLKQYQIDTVILARYMQILTPAFLENYKNKIINIHHSFLPAFIGAKPYERAFERGVKLIGATSHYVTSDLDEGPIIEQDIHRVNHKDKAADLKRVGRLVERSVLMRAIKWHVDDRVIVFGNKTIIF
- a CDS encoding acetylornithine transaminase is translated as MSETNAAMSSVMPTYSRFPISVMKGEGSYVWDENGKQYLDYTAGIATCNLGHAPASVKEAVKKQLDTLWHCSNLYHIPIQEQLANLLTANTFADQVFFANSGAEANEAAIKLARSYAQKVKGTSAYEVVTFSQSFHGRTLATLAATGQEKMQKHFAPLAKGFRYLPYNDSQALEELIGPDTCGVLLELVQGEGGVNPADPAWVKEVERLCKEHDVLFMLDEVQTGVGRTGTLYAHEQYEVQPDVMTTAKGLGSGIPIGAMLATEKAAAAFEAGSHGSTFGGNPVAAAAGKATLDVIAHTEFLAEVQEIADYFREELQTLVTQSSAFTDVRGKGLLLGLGTSGKAIELVHQARELGLLVLVAGEHVLRILPPLNTSKAEVDFCLETLKQITRV